A region from the Variovorax sp. V93 genome encodes:
- a CDS encoding ABC transporter ATP-binding protein, with the protein MDALKDIGGPAQPLLTITGLVKHFPLKKDPLGRGGGVVRAVDGVDFEVLKGETLGVVGESGCGKSTTARLLMQLIAPTRGEVIFDGREVGGRELPLKEFRRQVQMVFQDSYASLNPRLTIEDSVAFGPQVHGVGRREAVARARDLLARVGLEPQRFAERYPHELSGGQRQRVNIARALALQPRMVILDEAVSALDKSVEAQVINLLLDLKAEFGLTYLFISHDLNVVRYVSDRVMVMYLGQVAEIGPADALYDAPAHPYTRALLSSMPSMDPDHRTEEAALAGDPPNPINPPTGCRFHPRCALAAPVCSQVVPEPIATGARHAASCLVHEAGSGHPMAVPLARAA; encoded by the coding sequence ATGGACGCACTGAAAGACATCGGCGGCCCCGCACAGCCGCTGCTCACCATCACCGGCCTGGTCAAGCACTTTCCGCTCAAGAAGGATCCGCTGGGCCGCGGCGGTGGCGTGGTGCGCGCGGTCGACGGCGTCGATTTCGAAGTGCTCAAGGGCGAAACGCTCGGCGTGGTCGGCGAATCGGGCTGCGGCAAGTCGACCACCGCGCGGCTGCTGATGCAGCTGATTGCCCCCACGCGGGGCGAAGTGATCTTCGACGGCCGCGAAGTCGGCGGCCGCGAGCTGCCGCTCAAGGAATTCCGGCGCCAGGTGCAGATGGTGTTCCAGGACAGCTACGCCTCGCTCAACCCGCGCCTGACCATCGAAGACTCGGTGGCCTTCGGTCCGCAGGTGCACGGCGTCGGACGGCGCGAGGCCGTGGCGCGTGCGCGCGACCTGCTTGCGCGCGTCGGGCTCGAGCCGCAGCGTTTTGCCGAACGCTATCCGCATGAACTCTCGGGCGGGCAGCGCCAGCGCGTCAACATCGCGCGCGCGCTCGCGCTGCAGCCGCGCATGGTGATCCTCGACGAGGCCGTGTCGGCGCTCGACAAGTCGGTGGAAGCGCAGGTCATCAACCTGCTGCTCGACCTCAAGGCCGAATTCGGCCTGACCTATCTGTTCATCAGCCACGACCTCAACGTGGTGCGCTACGTGAGCGACCGCGTGATGGTCATGTACCTGGGCCAGGTGGCCGAGATCGGGCCGGCCGACGCGCTCTACGATGCGCCGGCGCATCCCTACACCCGCGCCCTGCTCTCGTCGATGCCCTCGATGGACCCCGACCACCGCACCGAAGAGGCGGCGCTGGCCGGCGACCCGCCGAATCCGATCAACCCGCCCACGGGCTGCCGCTTCCATCCGCGCTGCGCGCTGGCCGCACCGGTGTGCAGCCAGGTGGTGCCCGAGCCCATCGCCACCGGCGCGCGGCATGCGGCGAGCTGCCTGGTCCATGAGGCCGGCAGCGGACATCCGATGGCCGTGCCGCTGGCCAGGGCGGCGTGA
- a CDS encoding ureidoglycolate lyase: MNDAAPHAPVMLAAQALTPEAFAPYGTVLAAPAGTGRLINGGNAERFDLVGDLQLGAQGGRPMLALFRAQARRFPHEVAELERHALGSQTFVPLGERRFVIVVAPAGEAPAPGALAAFVTDGLQGVTLAPGTWHHALLAVDAGDFVVVERAAASVDCDTCALAAQVVVDWHN, from the coding sequence ATGAACGATGCTGCTCCCCACGCCCCGGTAATGCTCGCGGCGCAAGCGCTGACACCCGAGGCCTTCGCGCCCTACGGCACGGTACTGGCTGCGCCCGCCGGCACGGGACGCCTGATCAATGGCGGCAATGCCGAACGCTTCGACCTCGTCGGCGACCTGCAGCTCGGCGCGCAGGGCGGCCGGCCGATGCTCGCGCTGTTCCGCGCGCAGGCGCGGCGTTTTCCGCACGAAGTCGCGGAGTTGGAGCGCCACGCGCTGGGCAGCCAGACTTTCGTGCCGCTGGGCGAGCGGCGCTTCGTCATCGTCGTGGCGCCGGCCGGCGAAGCGCCCGCGCCTGGTGCGCTTGCTGCGTTCGTCACCGACGGGCTGCAAGGCGTGACGCTCGCGCCCGGCACCTGGCACCACGCGCTGCTGGCGGTGGATGCGGGCGACTTCGTGGTGGTGGAGCGGGCTGCGGCGAGTGTCGATTGCGATACCTGCGCGCTGGCGGCGCAGGTGGTCGTCGACTGGCACAACTAG
- a CDS encoding TfoX/Sxy family protein, translated as MSQASPQFVDFIVDRLSGIGGITTNRFFGGTGLSAHATQFAMVMGGSLYFVVDENTRPRYEKLGSTCFAYDTRARRVQVRKYFEVPIEIIEDHEALAALARESVLAAQGLKKKKPAGKSA; from the coding sequence ATGTCGCAGGCCTCGCCGCAATTCGTGGATTTCATCGTCGACCGGCTCTCTGGAATCGGCGGCATCACGACGAACCGCTTCTTCGGCGGCACCGGCCTCTCGGCCCACGCCACGCAGTTCGCGATGGTCATGGGCGGCAGCCTCTACTTCGTCGTGGACGAGAACACTCGGCCCAGGTACGAGAAACTCGGCAGCACCTGCTTTGCCTACGACACCAGGGCGCGGCGGGTCCAGGTCAGGAAGTACTTCGAGGTGCCCATCGAGATCATCGAGGACCATGAGGCGCTGGCCGCCTTGGCAAGGGAATCCGTTCTCGCGGCGCAAGGCCTGAAGAAAAAGAAACCGGCCGGCAAGAGCGCCTAG
- a CDS encoding amidase, whose translation MPLHDPAHAFVPYPDAPVPHAPTGPLADLSFAAKDLFDVAGYPTGGGSPIVLAMSGIKTRTAPTVQKLLDAGARFAGKTVTDELAFSMNGNNAHFGAPVNGAAKDRITGGSSSGSASAVSSGLCDFALGTDTGGSVRAPANHCGLYGLRPTHGRVSLEGALDLAPSLDTCGWFARDIGTFARVADVLLGADTVALPARVRLLRPEDVWSLAVPAAADALADAAARVQRVLGDAAGIEVALDSFDAMYWNFRYVQAHEAWLTDGPLIERYAPPLGPGVAERFAWSRGVTDAQIVAGRAFRAAFRSHLAKLLGSDGVLLMPTMPDIAPLRSEGEAGLEDYRNRAIQMLCIAGLAGFPQLSMPLAQRHGAPLGISLLGPAGSDRSLIALAERIAGG comes from the coding sequence ATGCCTCTGCACGACCCCGCCCACGCCTTCGTTCCCTACCCCGACGCACCGGTGCCGCATGCGCCCACCGGTCCGCTGGCCGACCTGAGCTTTGCAGCGAAAGACCTGTTCGACGTGGCCGGCTATCCCACCGGCGGCGGCAGCCCGATCGTGCTCGCGATGTCGGGCATCAAGACCCGCACCGCGCCCACCGTGCAGAAGCTGCTCGATGCGGGCGCGCGCTTCGCGGGCAAGACCGTGACCGACGAACTCGCGTTCTCGATGAACGGCAACAACGCGCACTTCGGCGCGCCGGTCAACGGCGCCGCGAAAGACCGCATCACCGGCGGTTCGTCGTCCGGCTCGGCCTCGGCCGTGTCCTCGGGCCTGTGCGACTTCGCGCTCGGCACCGACACCGGCGGCTCGGTGCGCGCGCCGGCCAACCACTGCGGCCTGTACGGCCTGCGGCCCACGCACGGCCGCGTGAGCCTCGAAGGCGCGCTGGACCTCGCGCCCAGCCTCGACACCTGCGGCTGGTTCGCACGCGACATCGGCACCTTCGCGCGCGTGGCGGACGTGCTGCTGGGCGCCGACACGGTCGCGCTGCCCGCGCGCGTGCGGCTGCTGCGCCCCGAGGACGTGTGGTCGCTCGCGGTGCCGGCCGCGGCCGATGCGCTGGCGGATGCCGCCGCGCGCGTGCAGCGCGTGCTCGGCGATGCGGCAGGCATCGAGGTCGCGCTCGACTCCTTCGATGCGATGTACTGGAACTTCCGCTACGTGCAGGCGCACGAGGCCTGGCTGACCGACGGTCCGCTGATCGAGCGCTACGCGCCGCCGCTGGGCCCGGGCGTGGCCGAGCGCTTTGCCTGGTCGCGCGGCGTGACCGATGCGCAGATCGTTGCCGGCCGCGCCTTCCGCGCCGCCTTCCGCAGCCATCTGGCCAAGCTGCTCGGCAGCGACGGCGTGCTGCTGATGCCGACCATGCCCGACATCGCGCCGCTGCGCAGCGAAGGCGAGGCCGGCCTGGAGGACTACCGCAACCGCGCGATCCAGATGCTGTGCATCGCGGGCCTTGCCGGCTTTCCGCAGCTGTCGATGCCGCTCGCGCAACGCCACGGTGCGCCGCTCGGCATTTCGCTGCTCGGGCCGGCGGGGTCGGACCGGTCGTTGATCGCCCTGGCGGAGCGCATTGCCGGCGGCTGA
- a CDS encoding acetyl-CoA C-acyltransferase, with the protein MREAVIVSTARTPLTKAHRGEFNITPGPTLAAFAVKAAVERSGLDPALIEDAILGCGYPEGTTGRNIARQAIIRAGLPISIAGTTVNRFCASGLQAIAMAAGRIVVDGAPAMIAGGVESISQIRSRSATDAGDSGMDPWIVQHKPALYMAMIETADIVAQRYGISREAQDRFSAESQRKTEEAQLAGRYRDEIVACTTTMAVTDKETKEVSYREVTATEDNCNRRGTTYEALAKLKPVMGDDKFITAGNASQLSDGASACVLMEAKDAARANIQPLGAFRGLAVAGCEPDEMGIGPVFAVPRLLARHGLKVEDIGLWELNEAFASQSIYCQEKLGIPSELLNVNGGAISIGHPFGMTGARLTGHVLIEGKRRGAKYAVVTMCIAGGMGAAGLFEIF; encoded by the coding sequence ATGCGCGAAGCCGTCATCGTTTCCACCGCCCGCACCCCGCTCACCAAGGCGCACCGCGGCGAGTTCAACATCACCCCGGGCCCCACGCTCGCGGCCTTTGCGGTGAAGGCCGCGGTCGAGCGCTCCGGCCTGGACCCTGCGCTGATCGAGGACGCGATCCTCGGCTGCGGCTACCCCGAAGGCACCACGGGCCGCAACATCGCGCGCCAGGCCATCATCCGCGCGGGTCTGCCGATCTCCATCGCCGGCACCACGGTCAACCGTTTCTGCGCCTCGGGCCTGCAGGCGATCGCGATGGCGGCGGGCCGCATCGTGGTGGACGGCGCGCCGGCCATGATCGCGGGCGGCGTGGAAAGCATCTCGCAGATCCGCTCGCGCAGCGCCACCGATGCCGGCGACAGCGGCATGGACCCGTGGATCGTCCAGCACAAGCCCGCGCTCTACATGGCGATGATCGAGACCGCCGACATCGTGGCCCAGCGCTACGGCATCAGCCGCGAAGCGCAGGACCGCTTCTCGGCCGAGAGCCAGCGCAAAACCGAAGAGGCGCAGCTGGCCGGCCGCTACAGGGACGAGATCGTCGCCTGCACCACCACCATGGCGGTGACCGACAAGGAAACCAAGGAAGTCAGCTACCGCGAAGTCACCGCCACCGAAGACAACTGCAACCGCCGCGGCACCACCTACGAGGCGCTCGCCAAGCTCAAGCCGGTGATGGGCGACGACAAGTTCATCACCGCCGGCAACGCCTCGCAGCTGTCCGATGGCGCCTCGGCCTGCGTGCTGATGGAAGCGAAGGACGCAGCGCGCGCCAACATCCAGCCGCTGGGCGCTTTCCGCGGCCTTGCGGTGGCCGGCTGCGAACCCGACGAGATGGGTATCGGCCCGGTGTTCGCGGTGCCCAGGCTGCTCGCGCGCCACGGCCTGAAGGTCGAGGACATCGGCCTCTGGGAACTCAACGAAGCCTTCGCTTCGCAGTCGATCTACTGCCAGGAGAAGCTGGGCATTCCGTCGGAACTGCTCAACGTGAACGGCGGCGCAATCTCCATCGGCCACCCCTTCGGCATGACCGGCGCACGCCTCACGGGCCATGTGCTGATCGAAGGCAAGCGCCGCGGCGCGAAGTACGCGGTGGTCACGATGTGCATTGCCGGCGGCATGGGCGCGGCGGGCCTGTTCGAGATTTTTTGA
- a CDS encoding ABC transporter permease, whose product MSALPLPSSSSATADVKPLLPMQRSRGYWTSALLRFTRDPVAMGAAFVVLLLIGLAVFGPWLAPADPYASSMLKRLKPIGTEGLPLGSDELGRDMLSRLIVGARLSLFIGITPVICAFVFGTVIGIVAGYAGGFTNTLIMRTIDVFYAFPSVLLAIALSGTLGAGVVNSLISLTIVFIPQIARVAESVTTQVRTRDYVEAARASGANPFTIVRVHVLGNVLGPIFVYATSLIAVSMILASGLSFLGLGVKPPEPEWGLMLNTLRTAIYVQPWVAALPGAMIFITSISFNLLSDGLRSAMDNKG is encoded by the coding sequence GTGAGCGCACTGCCCCTCCCCTCTTCTTCCTCGGCCACCGCCGACGTGAAGCCGTTGCTGCCGATGCAGCGCTCGCGCGGCTACTGGACTTCGGCGCTGCTGCGCTTCACGCGCGATCCGGTCGCCATGGGTGCGGCGTTCGTGGTGCTGCTGCTGATTGGCCTGGCCGTGTTCGGGCCGTGGCTCGCGCCGGCCGACCCTTACGCCTCCTCGATGCTCAAGCGGCTCAAGCCGATCGGCACCGAGGGCCTGCCTCTGGGCAGCGACGAACTGGGCCGCGACATGCTGTCGCGCCTGATCGTCGGCGCGCGGCTGTCGCTGTTCATCGGCATCACGCCGGTGATCTGCGCCTTCGTCTTCGGCACGGTGATCGGCATCGTCGCGGGCTACGCGGGCGGCTTCACCAACACGCTGATCATGCGCACCATCGACGTGTTCTACGCCTTTCCCTCGGTGCTGCTGGCGATTGCGCTGTCGGGCACGCTGGGCGCGGGGGTGGTCAACTCGCTGATCTCGCTGACCATCGTGTTCATTCCGCAGATCGCGCGCGTGGCCGAGAGCGTGACCACGCAGGTGCGCACGCGCGACTACGTGGAGGCGGCGCGCGCCTCGGGCGCGAACCCGTTCACGATCGTGCGGGTGCACGTGCTGGGCAACGTGCTCGGTCCGATCTTCGTCTACGCCACGAGCCTGATCGCGGTGTCGATGATCCTGGCCTCGGGCCTGTCGTTCCTGGGCCTGGGCGTGAAGCCGCCGGAGCCGGAGTGGGGCCTGATGCTCAACACGCTGCGCACCGCGATCTACGTGCAGCCGTGGGTCGCTGCATTGCCGGGCGCGATGATCTTCATCACTTCGATCTCCTTCAATCTTCTGTCCGATGGGTTGCGGTCGGCGATGGACAACAAGGGGTAG
- a CDS encoding LysR family transcriptional regulator, producing MDLQSLTLLVEILDAGNLSAAARRLKMSRANVSYHLNQLERSVGAQLVRRTTRRAEPTEIGLRLYQHGVAIQAELLAAKESVTTLGQGLQGRVRLSVPSGYGQLVMAGWLIDFKRQYPGIVLDVVFENRIEDLLRDEVDIAIRVIPEPPQNLVAREMGPVRYVACASSAYAQKHPLPVQLDELQGAPVVTAAVIGRQLRVSAYQGQNLGEVRREVILEPTLISENFLFLRQAILAGLGIGLVPDYVVQEDVRRGDVVTTLDDWRLSIFGTQMFMLYMPNRQHTRAIRTFIDFILEQVRAPGTEPGDQSQR from the coding sequence ATGGACCTCCAATCGCTGACCCTGCTGGTGGAAATCCTTGACGCCGGCAACCTGAGCGCGGCGGCGCGCCGGCTCAAGATGAGCCGCGCCAACGTCAGCTACCACCTGAACCAGCTGGAGCGCTCGGTCGGCGCGCAGCTGGTGCGGCGCACCACGCGGCGCGCCGAACCGACCGAGATCGGCCTGCGCCTGTACCAGCACGGCGTGGCCATCCAGGCCGAGCTGCTGGCCGCAAAGGAATCGGTCACCACGCTGGGCCAGGGCCTGCAGGGCCGCGTGCGGCTGAGCGTGCCCAGCGGCTACGGGCAGCTGGTGATGGCCGGCTGGCTGATCGACTTCAAGCGGCAGTACCCCGGCATCGTGCTCGACGTGGTGTTCGAGAACCGCATCGAGGACCTGCTGCGCGACGAGGTCGACATCGCGATCCGCGTGATTCCCGAGCCGCCGCAGAACCTGGTCGCGCGCGAGATGGGGCCGGTGCGCTATGTGGCCTGCGCTTCAAGCGCTTATGCGCAGAAGCATCCGCTGCCGGTGCAGCTCGACGAACTGCAGGGCGCGCCGGTGGTCACCGCCGCCGTCATCGGCCGGCAGCTGCGCGTGTCGGCCTACCAGGGCCAGAATCTGGGAGAGGTGCGGCGCGAGGTGATCCTGGAGCCGACGCTGATCTCGGAGAATTTTTTATTCCTGCGCCAGGCCATCCTCGCGGGCCTGGGCATTGGCCTGGTGCCCGACTACGTGGTGCAGGAGGACGTGCGCAGGGGCGACGTGGTGACCACGCTCGACGATTGGCGCCTTTCGATCTTCGGCACGCAGATGTTCATGCTCTACATGCCCAACCGGCAGCACACGCGGGCGATCCGCACCTTCATCGATTTCATCCTGGAGCAGGTGCGGGCGCCCGGCACGGAACCGGGCGATCAGTCGCAGCGGTAG
- a CDS encoding 3-hydroxyacyl-CoA dehydrogenase NAD-binding domain-containing protein: MATTPSSPSTSSGPVSFERLGDVFVVTIDNPPVNALGVDVRRGLVAAIEAAEADGAAAAVLIVGAGRNFIAGADIREFGKTPQPPSLPEVCLKIENCTKPVIAAIHGAALGGGLEVALSAHYRLAAPSAKLGLPEVQLGLLPGSGGTQRAPRLIGVKPALELMLSGRHAGAKEALSLGLVDRLGNEADARAEGLAYAKELVAAKAPVRRTREAGGLADKEASRAALEAARAETAKKSRGLFSPMKIIEAVEAALTLPFDEGMALERKLFLQCIDSPQRAGLIHAFFAEREVLKAPETRSAAPRALASAGIVGGGTMGAGIAVAMLDAGLPVTMIERDDTQLARGRANVEKVYDGLIKKGRMTPEAKDSVMARFSGSTSYDALAQVDIVVEAVFEEMGVKKAVFAELDRVCKRGAVLATNTSYLDIDEIADSISRPQDVVGLHFFSPANIMKLLEIVVPAKVSADVVATGFELAKKLKKVPVRAGVCDGFIGNRILAVYRQAADHMMEDGASPYQIDEAVRNFGYPMGPFQVSDLAGGDIGWATRKRKAATRDPQARYVQVADRICERGWFGQKTQRGYYLYPEGARTGQPDPEVLAIIDAERERAGITPRAFTEEEIMRRYMAAMINEGANVVLQRIALRPLDVDVTFLYGYGFPRHRGGPMKYADTVGLPKVLADIREFAKEDPIFWKPSPLLVELVERGADFASLNQSE; the protein is encoded by the coding sequence ATGGCCACCACACCCTCCAGCCCCTCCACGTCTTCCGGTCCCGTCAGCTTCGAGCGTCTTGGCGACGTGTTCGTGGTAACCATCGACAACCCGCCCGTCAACGCCCTGGGCGTGGATGTGCGCCGCGGCCTCGTGGCCGCCATCGAGGCGGCCGAGGCCGACGGCGCCGCTGCCGCGGTGCTGATCGTCGGCGCGGGCCGCAACTTCATCGCGGGCGCCGACATCCGCGAGTTCGGCAAGACGCCGCAGCCGCCCTCGCTGCCCGAGGTGTGCCTGAAGATCGAGAACTGCACGAAGCCGGTGATTGCCGCCATCCACGGCGCCGCGCTCGGCGGCGGGCTCGAAGTGGCGCTGTCGGCGCACTACCGCCTGGCCGCACCGTCGGCCAAGCTCGGCCTGCCCGAAGTGCAGCTCGGCCTCCTGCCCGGCTCGGGCGGCACGCAGCGCGCGCCGCGCCTGATCGGCGTCAAGCCCGCGCTCGAACTGATGCTCAGCGGCCGCCATGCGGGCGCGAAGGAAGCGCTGTCGCTCGGCCTCGTCGACCGTCTCGGCAATGAGGCCGACGCGCGCGCCGAAGGCCTCGCCTATGCGAAGGAACTGGTCGCCGCCAAGGCGCCCGTGCGCCGCACGCGCGAGGCTGGCGGCCTGGCCGACAAGGAAGCCAGCCGCGCCGCCCTCGAAGCCGCTCGCGCCGAAACCGCGAAGAAGAGCCGCGGCCTGTTCTCGCCGATGAAGATCATCGAGGCCGTCGAAGCCGCGCTCACGCTGCCCTTCGACGAAGGCATGGCGCTGGAGCGCAAGCTGTTTTTGCAATGCATCGACAGCCCGCAGCGCGCCGGCCTGATCCATGCCTTCTTCGCCGAGCGCGAAGTGCTGAAGGCGCCCGAGACCCGGTCCGCCGCGCCGCGCGCGCTCGCATCGGCCGGCATCGTCGGCGGCGGCACCATGGGTGCGGGCATTGCGGTGGCGATGCTCGACGCAGGCCTGCCCGTGACCATGATCGAGCGCGACGATACCCAGCTCGCGCGCGGCCGCGCCAATGTCGAGAAGGTGTACGACGGCCTGATCAAGAAGGGCCGCATGACGCCCGAGGCCAAGGACAGCGTGATGGCGCGCTTCTCGGGCTCGACGAGCTATGACGCGCTGGCACAGGTCGACATCGTGGTCGAGGCCGTGTTCGAAGAGATGGGCGTGAAGAAGGCCGTGTTCGCCGAGCTCGACCGCGTGTGCAAGCGCGGCGCGGTGCTCGCCACCAACACCTCGTACCTGGACATCGACGAGATCGCCGACAGCATCTCGCGTCCGCAGGACGTGGTGGGCCTGCACTTCTTCTCGCCGGCCAACATCATGAAGCTGCTCGAGATCGTGGTACCCGCCAAGGTCAGCGCCGACGTGGTCGCCACCGGCTTCGAGCTCGCAAAGAAATTGAAGAAGGTGCCGGTGCGCGCCGGCGTGTGCGACGGCTTCATCGGCAACCGCATCCTCGCGGTGTACCGCCAGGCCGCCGACCACATGATGGAAGACGGCGCGTCTCCGTACCAGATCGACGAGGCGGTGCGCAACTTCGGCTACCCGATGGGCCCGTTCCAGGTGTCGGACCTCGCGGGCGGCGACATCGGCTGGGCCACGCGCAAGCGCAAGGCCGCCACGCGCGATCCACAGGCGCGCTACGTGCAGGTGGCCGACCGCATCTGCGAGCGCGGCTGGTTCGGCCAGAAAACGCAGCGCGGCTACTACCTGTATCCCGAAGGCGCGCGCACCGGCCAGCCCGACCCCGAGGTGCTGGCCATCATCGACGCCGAGCGCGAGCGCGCCGGCATCACGCCGCGCGCCTTCACCGAGGAAGAAATCATGCGCCGCTACATGGCCGCGATGATCAACGAGGGCGCCAACGTGGTGCTCCAGCGCATCGCGCTGCGCCCGCTCGACGTGGACGTGACCTTTCTCTATGGCTACGGCTTTCCGCGGCACCGCGGCGGCCCGATGAAGTACGCCGACACCGTGGGCCTGCCGAAAGTGCTGGCCGACATCCGCGAGTTCGCGAAAGAAGACCCGATCTTCTGGAAGCCTTCGCCGCTGCTGGTGGAACTGGTCGAGCGCGGTGCCGATTTCGCCAGCCTGAATCAATCCGAGTAA
- a CDS encoding ABC transporter ATP-binding protein, with protein sequence MNHPTSSSSEPMVRLRDLSVSFSGGRKPVHAVSGVSLEVRRGEVVALIGESGSGKSVTLRTLLRLHPERRTRIGGQVQVAGRDVLAMPARELDDFRGKVASMIFQEPLLALDPVYSVGAQIVESIRRHESVSKAEAHQRALALFERVRIPSPERRLAAYPHEMSGGMRQRAMIALALACKPQLLLADEPTTALDATVQIQILLLLRELQRDLGLSVIFVTHDIGAAVEVADRIAVMYAGRIVEEGTARELIRSPRHPYTIALLKSRAHGALARGARLETIGGAPPDLSALPPGCAFAERCALATDACRAAQPPVVELAPKHRARCIHTDAAAAIAPTLVA encoded by the coding sequence ATGAACCACCCGACTTCTTCCTCCTCCGAGCCGATGGTCCGCCTGCGCGACCTCAGCGTCAGCTTCAGCGGCGGCCGCAAGCCCGTGCATGCGGTCAGCGGCGTGAGCCTGGAGGTGCGGCGCGGCGAAGTGGTCGCGCTGATCGGCGAATCGGGCTCCGGCAAGAGCGTGACCCTGCGCACGCTGCTGCGCCTGCATCCCGAGCGCCGCACGCGCATCGGCGGGCAGGTGCAGGTGGCCGGGCGCGACGTGCTCGCGATGCCCGCGCGCGAGCTCGACGACTTCCGCGGCAAGGTCGCTTCGATGATCTTCCAGGAGCCGCTGCTCGCGCTCGACCCGGTGTATTCGGTCGGCGCGCAGATCGTCGAGTCGATCCGCCGCCACGAGTCGGTGAGCAAGGCCGAGGCGCATCAGCGTGCACTCGCGCTGTTCGAGCGCGTGCGCATCCCGAGCCCCGAACGGCGCCTGGCGGCCTACCCGCACGAGATGTCGGGCGGCATGCGGCAGCGTGCGATGATCGCGCTCGCGCTGGCCTGCAAGCCCCAGCTGCTGCTGGCCGACGAGCCGACCACCGCGCTCGACGCCACGGTGCAGATCCAGATCCTGCTGCTGCTGCGCGAGCTGCAGCGCGACCTCGGCCTGTCGGTGATCTTCGTCACGCACGACATCGGCGCCGCGGTCGAGGTGGCCGACCGCATTGCCGTGATGTATGCCGGCCGCATCGTCGAGGAAGGCACGGCGCGCGAGTTGATCCGCTCGCCGCGCCACCCCTACACCATCGCGCTGCTCAAGAGCCGCGCGCATGGCGCACTGGCGCGCGGCGCGCGGTTGGAGACCATCGGCGGCGCGCCGCCCGATCTCTCGGCGCTGCCGCCCGGCTGCGCCTTTGCCGAACGCTGCGCACTCGCCACCGATGCCTGCCGCGCCGCGCAGCCGCCGGTGGTCGAACTCGCGCCGAAGCACCGCGCGCGCTGCATCCATACCGATGCCGCCGCCGCCATCGCACCCACGCTGGTCGCCTGA
- a CDS encoding ABC transporter permease yields the protein MLAYLLRRIIYAVPIMVGVALVCFLLVHIAPGDPLVSILPPDASADLQAQLRELYGFNRSLPEQFAMWVWRALHGDLGVSIASNRAVAGEVFTAVGNTLRLAVVATFIGFVLGCLFGFVAGYFRNSWLDRLASMLSVLGVSVPHYWLGMVMVIVFSSQLMWLPATGAGPGGSSDWAWDWAHVQFLILPALTMSVIPMGIVARTVRALVADILDQEFIVGLRAKGLTHLGVFRHMVKNAAPTALAVMGLQLGYLLGGSILIETVFSWPGTGFLLNSAIFQRDLPLLQGTILVLALFFVVLNLLVDVLQTLLDPRIARA from the coding sequence ATGCTCGCCTACCTCTTGCGCCGCATCATCTACGCCGTGCCGATCATGGTCGGCGTGGCGCTCGTGTGCTTCCTGCTGGTGCACATCGCGCCCGGCGATCCGCTGGTGTCGATCCTGCCGCCCGACGCCTCGGCTGATCTGCAGGCGCAGCTGCGCGAGCTCTACGGCTTCAACCGATCGCTGCCCGAGCAGTTTGCGATGTGGGTCTGGCGCGCGCTGCATGGCGACCTCGGCGTGTCCATCGCGAGCAACCGCGCGGTGGCGGGCGAGGTGTTCACGGCCGTGGGCAACACGCTGCGGCTCGCGGTGGTGGCGACCTTCATCGGCTTCGTGCTGGGCTGCCTGTTCGGCTTCGTGGCGGGCTACTTCCGCAACTCGTGGCTCGACCGCTTGGCCTCGATGCTGTCGGTGCTGGGCGTGAGCGTGCCGCACTACTGGCTGGGCATGGTGATGGTGATCGTGTTCTCGTCGCAGCTCATGTGGCTGCCGGCCACCGGCGCGGGCCCCGGCGGCTCCAGCGACTGGGCCTGGGACTGGGCGCACGTGCAGTTCCTGATCCTGCCGGCCCTCACGATGTCGGTGATCCCGATGGGCATCGTCGCGCGCACCGTGCGTGCGCTGGTGGCCGACATCCTCGACCAGGAATTCATCGTCGGACTGCGCGCCAAGGGCCTCACGCACCTGGGCGTGTTCCGCCACATGGTGAAGAACGCGGCGCCCACGGCGCTCGCGGTGATGGGCCTGCAGCTGGGCTACCTGCTGGGCGGCTCGATCCTGATCGAGACCGTGTTCTCATGGCCCGGCACCGGCTTTCTGCTGAACTCCGCGATCTTCCAGCGCGACCTGCCGCTGCTGCAGGGGACCATCCTGGTGCTGGCGCTGTTCTTCGTGGTGCTCAACCTGCTGGTCGACGTGCTGCAAACGCTGCTCGACCCGCGGATTGCAAGGGCCTGA